In a single window of the Montipora capricornis isolate CH-2021 chromosome 11, ASM3666992v2, whole genome shotgun sequence genome:
- the LOC138024213 gene encoding uncharacterized protein — protein MATFREAREALLLANDLDLIDDEEMLLLYDLNRSKNLDIPYWKYRKFELDSLSDDECKSEFRFLKHDIYTLLDVLNLPDKITCQNRFFVYSEEALCLLLRRFAYPCRYEDLVPRFGRPVPQLSMVVSETMDLLYARFGNLFSCLNQPWLSQANLVDFSQSIDRKGAALDNCWGFIDGTVRPVARPGEHQRVLFNGHKRVHAIKFQSVVAPNGLIVNLFGPVEGRRHDSGMLAMSGLLPMLETHCLTPTGQPLCLYGDPAYPLRVHLQGPFKGAALTAQQQLFNLSMSRVRTAVEWVFGDILEYFSFLNFKRNLKVGLSAVGKMYIICALLRNAHSCAYGSTTSTFCGVDPPSLEHYFI, from the coding sequence atggccacATTCAGGGAGGCAAGGGAGGCCCTTTTGCTTGCAAACGACCTGGATTTGATCGACGATGAGGAAATGCTGCTACTGTACGATTTAAACAGATCAAAAAACCTTGACATTCCCTACTGGAAATACAGGAAATTCGAACTAGACTCTCTATCTGACGACGAATGCAAGAGTGAATTTCGCTTTCTGAAACACGACATCTATACTTTACTCGACGTATTGAACCTACCAGACAAAATTACTTGTCAGAACCGTTTTTTTGTGTACAGTGAGGAAGCTTTATGTCTGCTTTTACGTAGATTTGCCTATCCGTGTAGGTACGAAGACCTCGTTCCACGGTTTGGAAGACCTGTCCCGCAGTTAAGTATGGTGGTGTCCGAAACGATGGATTTACTTTATGCCCGCTTTGGAAACTTGTTTTCGTGTCTAAACCAACCATGGCTCTCCCAGGCTAATCTGGTAGATTTTTCTCAGTCGATCGACAGGAAAGGAGCCGCTCTTGATAACTGCTGGGGCTTTATCGATGGAACTGTGCGACCAGTTGCGAGGCCTGGTGAACATCAAAGGGTGTTATTTAATGGACACAAGCGAGTTCATGCAATTAAATTTCAAAGTGTTGTTGCACCTAATGGCCTTATTGTTAACCTTTTTGGTCCTGTTGAAGGAAGGAGACATGACAGTGGAATGCTGGCAATGTCTGGCTTGCTACCAATGTTGGAAACACACTGTTTAACTCCAACTGGCCAACCTCTATGTTTGTATGGCGACCCTGCATATCCGTTAAGAGTCCACCTCCAGGGACCATTCAAAGGTGCTGCCTTAACAGCACAGCAGCAACTGTTCAATTTGTCAATGAGTAGAGTAAGAACTGCAGTAGAGTGGGTTTTTGGTGATATTTTAGagtacttttcttttttgaattttaaaagaaatcttaAAGTTGGACTTAGTGCCGTGGGTAAAATGTACATTATTTGTGCTTTGTTGAGAAATGCCCACTCATGTGCATATGGGTCAACAACTTCTACTTTCTGTGGTGTTGACCCGCCTTCATTAGAGCACTactttatttaa
- the LOC138024214 gene encoding putative uncharacterized protein DDB_G0274435, producing MEWKQECDLLLLQEIVVSKPFKFKSSTRERGKVWEEITHRLNENEVFGNRLGSKRAVRDRYSLLAKKYRKKMTEEAKASGISPELTETDKLLEQIIEMFEESDREGGENSQQVEQNKENERKKAEEMRNRSMEKLGETMKRKAADDGQVTPKKRGSGTETLVYLRDKAEKQFELRKEELEVKRKEQSQQMQMFQAMQQQLQQQQQQQQQQMQVHIQQQQLQNQMLLALIEKITK from the coding sequence ATGGAGTGGAAACAGGAATGTGACTTGCTCCTGTTGCAAGAAATAGTTGTTTCGAAACCTTTCAAGTTCAAATCGTCAACGAGAGAGAGAGGGAAAGTGTGGGAGGAGATTACCCACAGGTTGAATGAAAATGAAGTCTTTGGAAATCGCCTGGGAAGCAAAAGGGCAGTGAGAGACAGATACTCACTGCTGGCAAAGAAGTACAGGAAAAAGATGACAGAGGAGGCCAAAGCAAGTGGAATATCACCTGAATTGACTGAAACAGACAAGCTGTTGGAACAAATCATTGAAATGTTTGAAGAAAGTGACAGAGAGGGTGGAGAAAATTCGCAACAGGTCGAGCAAAATAAggagaatgaaaggaaaaaagcagAGGAAATGAGGAATCGGTCAATGGAAAAGCTGGGAGAGACAATGAAAAGGAAGGCAGCTGACGATGGTCAAGTTACCCCCAAGAAGAGAGGGTCGGGGACAGAAACCCTCGTTTACTTAAGGGACAAAGCTGAAAAGCAGTTTGAACTCAGGAAAGAAGAGTTGGAGGTGAAGAGGAAAGAACAGTCTCAACAAATGCAGATGTTTCAAGCAATGCAACAGCAactgcagcaacaacaacaacagcagcaacagcaaATGCAAGTACACATTCAGCAGCAGCAGCTGCAAAATCAAATGCTGCTGGCACTAATTGAGAAAATTACTAAATAA